In one Camelus dromedarius isolate mCamDro1 chromosome 31, mCamDro1.pat, whole genome shotgun sequence genomic region, the following are encoded:
- the NOC4L gene encoding nucleolar complex protein 4 homolog isoform X1 encodes MEREPGPGGARRALGRLVEAVLASRGEANAVFDILAVLQSEDQEEVQEAVRACSRLFGALLARGELFVGQLPSEEMVMAGSQGATRKYKVWMRHRYHSCCNSLGELLAHPSFQVKELALSTLMKFVQLEGEHPLEKPKWEGNYLFPRQLFKLVVEGLLSSEEDRSLLLSQFREYLEHDDIRYHTMQAAADTVARVTDGRPEVHLIFWNNAFTLLSSVSLPRQEGDLSSFYVKHVELSDKWKVVHLKEHRKAFQLMWLGFLKHQLPLRICKKVLVIIHDAILPYLAQPSLMIDFLTRAYDIGGAISLLALNGLFILIHKHNLEYPDFYRKLYGLLDPSVFHVKYRARFFHLADLFLSSSHLPAYLVAAFAKRLARLALTAPPEALLMVLPFICNLLRRHPACRVLMHRPRGPELDADPYDPGEEDPAQSRALESSLWELQALQRHYHPEVSKAASVINQALSVPEVSIAPLLELTAFEIFEQDLKKGPESVPLEFIPAQGLLGRQDDLCAQHFTLS; translated from the exons ATGGAGCGGGAACCCGGCCCCGGGGGCGCGCGCCGGGCGCTGGGCCGCCTGGTGGAGGCGGTGCTGGCGAGCCGCGGCGAGGCCAACGCCGTGTTCGACATCCTGGCCGTGCTGCAG TCTGAGGACCAGGAGGAGGTTCAGGAAGCCGTGCGCGCATGCAGCCGACTCTTTGGAGCCCTGCTGGCCCGCGGAGAGCTGTTTGTGGGCCAGCTGCCCTCTGAGGAGATGGTCATGGCAG GGTCCCAGGGGGCCACTCGCAAGTACAAGGTGTGGATGCGGCATCGTTACCACAGCTGCTGCAACAGCCTGGGGGAGCTCTTGGCCCACCCCTCCTTTCAGGTCAAG GAGCTGGCTCTCAGCACGCTTATGAAGTTTGTGCAGCTGGAGGGTGAGCACCCCCTGGAGAAGCCCAAGTGGGAGGGCAACTATCTGTTCCCCCGCCAGCTCTTTAAG TTGGTGGTGGAAGGCCTGCTCTCTTCGGAAGAGGACCgctccctgctcctctcccagtTCCGAGAGTATCTGGAACACGATGACATTCGCTACCACACGATGCAGGCAGCCGCGGACACCGTGGCCCGGGTCACTGACGGGCGACCTGAG GTGCACCTTATCTTCTGGAATAATGCCTTCACGCTGCTGTCCTCCGTGAGTCTGCCCCGCCAGGAGGGCGACCTCTCCAGCTTCTATGTGAAGCACGTGG AACTGTCAGACAAGTGGAAGGTCGTTCATCTGAAG gagCACAGAAAAGCCTTCCAGCTGATGTGGCTCGGCTTCCTCAAGCACCAG CTGCCTCTGCGCATCTGCAAGAAGGTGCTGGTCATCATACACGACGCCATCCTGCCGTACCTGGCTCAGCCCAGCCTCATGATTGACTTCCTCACCCGCGCCTATGACATTG GGGGAGCCATCAGCCTCTTGGCCTTGAATGGACTTTTCATCCTGATTCATAAGCACAACCT GGAGTACCCTGACTTCTACCGGAAGCTCTACGGCCTCCTGGACCCGTCTGTCTTCCATGTCAAGTACCGGGCCCGTTTCTTCCACCTGGCCgacctcttcctttcttcctc ccATCTCCCTGCCTACCTGGTGGCTGCCTTCGCCAAGCGCCTGGCCCGGCTGGCCCTGACGGCACCTCCCGAGGCCCTGCTCATGGTCCTGCCCTTCATTTGCAACCTGCTGCGCCGGCATCCAGCCTGCCGTGTCCTCATGCACCGCCCAAGGGGCCCTG AGCTGGACGCCGACCCCTATGACCCCGGAGAGGAGGACCCAGCCCAGAGTCGAGCCCTGGAGAGCTCCCTGTGGGAGCTGCAG GCCCTCCAGCGGCATTACCACCCCGAGGTGTCCAAGGCCGCCAGCGTCATCAACCAGGCGCTGTCTGTGCCCGAGGTCAGCATTGCGCCGCTCCTGGAACTCACTGCCTTCGAG ATCTTTGAGCAGGACCTGAAGAAGGGGCCCGAATCGGTGCCACTGGAGTTCATCCCGGCCCAGGGCCTGCTGGGCCGGCAGGACGACCTCTGTGCCCAGCACTTCACCCTGAGCTGA
- the NOC4L gene encoding nucleolar complex protein 4 homolog isoform X2, producing the protein MEREPGPGGARRALGRLVEAVLASRGEANAVFDILAVLQSEDQEEVQEAVRACSRLFGALLARGELFVGQLPSEEMVMAGSQGATRKYKVWMRHRYHSCCNSLGELLAHPSFQVKELALSTLMKFVQLEGEHPLEKPKWEGNYLFPRQLFKLVVEGLLSSEEDRSLLLSQFREYLEHDDIRYHTMQAAADTVARVTDGRPEVHLIFWNNAFTLLSSVSLPRQEGDLSSFYVKHVELSDKWKVVHLKEHRKAFQLMWLGFLKHQLPLRICKKVLVIIHDAILPYLAQPSLMIDFLTRAYDIGGAISLLALNGLFILIHKHNLEYPDFYRKLYGLLDPSVFHVKYRARFFHLADLFLSSSHLPAYLVAAFAKRLARLALTAPPEALLMVLPFICNLLRRHPACRVLMHRPRGPELDADPYDPGEEDPAQSRALESSLWELQALQRHYHPEVSKAASVINQALSVPEIFEQDLKKGPESVPLEFIPAQGLLGRQDDLCAQHFTLS; encoded by the exons ATGGAGCGGGAACCCGGCCCCGGGGGCGCGCGCCGGGCGCTGGGCCGCCTGGTGGAGGCGGTGCTGGCGAGCCGCGGCGAGGCCAACGCCGTGTTCGACATCCTGGCCGTGCTGCAG TCTGAGGACCAGGAGGAGGTTCAGGAAGCCGTGCGCGCATGCAGCCGACTCTTTGGAGCCCTGCTGGCCCGCGGAGAGCTGTTTGTGGGCCAGCTGCCCTCTGAGGAGATGGTCATGGCAG GGTCCCAGGGGGCCACTCGCAAGTACAAGGTGTGGATGCGGCATCGTTACCACAGCTGCTGCAACAGCCTGGGGGAGCTCTTGGCCCACCCCTCCTTTCAGGTCAAG GAGCTGGCTCTCAGCACGCTTATGAAGTTTGTGCAGCTGGAGGGTGAGCACCCCCTGGAGAAGCCCAAGTGGGAGGGCAACTATCTGTTCCCCCGCCAGCTCTTTAAG TTGGTGGTGGAAGGCCTGCTCTCTTCGGAAGAGGACCgctccctgctcctctcccagtTCCGAGAGTATCTGGAACACGATGACATTCGCTACCACACGATGCAGGCAGCCGCGGACACCGTGGCCCGGGTCACTGACGGGCGACCTGAG GTGCACCTTATCTTCTGGAATAATGCCTTCACGCTGCTGTCCTCCGTGAGTCTGCCCCGCCAGGAGGGCGACCTCTCCAGCTTCTATGTGAAGCACGTGG AACTGTCAGACAAGTGGAAGGTCGTTCATCTGAAG gagCACAGAAAAGCCTTCCAGCTGATGTGGCTCGGCTTCCTCAAGCACCAG CTGCCTCTGCGCATCTGCAAGAAGGTGCTGGTCATCATACACGACGCCATCCTGCCGTACCTGGCTCAGCCCAGCCTCATGATTGACTTCCTCACCCGCGCCTATGACATTG GGGGAGCCATCAGCCTCTTGGCCTTGAATGGACTTTTCATCCTGATTCATAAGCACAACCT GGAGTACCCTGACTTCTACCGGAAGCTCTACGGCCTCCTGGACCCGTCTGTCTTCCATGTCAAGTACCGGGCCCGTTTCTTCCACCTGGCCgacctcttcctttcttcctc ccATCTCCCTGCCTACCTGGTGGCTGCCTTCGCCAAGCGCCTGGCCCGGCTGGCCCTGACGGCACCTCCCGAGGCCCTGCTCATGGTCCTGCCCTTCATTTGCAACCTGCTGCGCCGGCATCCAGCCTGCCGTGTCCTCATGCACCGCCCAAGGGGCCCTG AGCTGGACGCCGACCCCTATGACCCCGGAGAGGAGGACCCAGCCCAGAGTCGAGCCCTGGAGAGCTCCCTGTGGGAGCTGCAG GCCCTCCAGCGGCATTACCACCCCGAGGTGTCCAAGGCCGCCAGCGTCATCAACCAGGCGCTGTCTGTGCCCGAG ATCTTTGAGCAGGACCTGAAGAAGGGGCCCGAATCGGTGCCACTGGAGTTCATCCCGGCCCAGGGCCTGCTGGGCCGGCAGGACGACCTCTGTGCCCAGCACTTCACCCTGAGCTGA